The following are encoded together in the Ictidomys tridecemlineatus isolate mIctTri1 chromosome X, mIctTri1.hap1, whole genome shotgun sequence genome:
- the LOC101964170 gene encoding centromere protein V-like protein 3 gives MGRARQRANAQRRKQKLLGDPPATCAAVAVMGASRPRCPPVQVGVGSQAAGKERAAAKRRRGKARRKRWWRRVQETWAKNLLLPPQLRNQRALMPTSAAPATSPGELDLGAQRERWETFRKLRGLSCEGAAKFLLDTFEFPGLVYHTGGCHCGAVRFAAWAPEDLHVVECSCRLCKKKQHRHFLVPAERFTLLQGAESMVTYPSNTHPALHSFCSRCGVQSFHSAETDPRVYGVAPHCLDAGTVRSMVIEEVDGEAWEQEATEEDDDDYAMQNASMSIEATPGCPGQEEL, from the coding sequence ATGGGCAGAGCAAGGCAAAGAGCCAACGCTCAGCGGCGGAAGCAAAAGCTTCTCGGGGATCCTCCAGCCACCTGCGCAGCGGTCGCGGTCATGGGCGCGAGCCGCCCGCGGTGCCCACCTGTCCAAGTCGGGGTCGGGAGCCAGGCGGCAGGCAAGGAGCGGGCGGCGGCCAAGCGGCGGCGCGGAAAGGCGCGGCGCAAGCGTTGGTGGCGGCGGGTCCAGGAGACCTGGGCCAAGAATCTGCTGCTCCCGCCGCAGCTGCGGAACCAGCGGGCGCTCATGCCCACCTCAGCAGCACCGGCCACGTCCCCGGGTGAGCTGGACCTGGGCGCGCAGCGCGAGCGCTGGGAGACGTTCCGCAAGCTGCGGGGTCTGAGCTGCGAGGGTGCCGCCAAGTTCCTGCTGGACACCTTCGAGTTCCCGGGCCTGGTGTACCACACCGGGGGCTGCCACTGTGGCGCTGTCCGCTTTGCGGCCTGGGCCCCTGAGGATCTGCACGTGGTGGAGTGCAGCTGCAGGCTGTGCAAGAAGAAGCAGCACCGCCACTTCCTCGTTCCGGCAGAGCGCTTCACGCTGCTGCAGGGTGCTGAGAGCATGGTCACCTACCCGTCCAACACGCACCCGGCGCTGCACAGCTTCTGCAGCAGGTGCGGGGTGCAGAGCTTCCACTCCGCGGAGACCGACCCGCGTGTGTACGGCGTCGCCCCGCACTGCCTAGATGCGGGCACTGTGCGCAGCATGGTCATCGAGGAGGTCGATGGTGAAGCTTGGGAACAGGAGGCCACCGAGGAGGACGACGATGACTACGCCATGCAGAACGCGTCCATGTCCATCGAGGCGACCCCTGGCTGTCCTGGCCAAGAAGAGCTGTGA